The Methanocaldococcus infernus ME region TATAAGAGTTTTAAAGAGTAAGGGGTGTGATTAATGAACATTCCAGTCTCAGTAGGGCCAATGAATGAGGGAGAGAGGATAAGAAAGCCGGATATGTATGTTGAACTTGCTGGGCCGAAGAGTTTCGGTTTTGAGTTGGTTAAGGTTGTTGATAACGCTGAGGATAAGGTTGAGGTTATTGGAAAAGAGTTAGATGAGATGAAAGAAGGGGAGAGGCATCCATTCGCTATTATTGTTAAGGTTAGTGGAGACAACTTAGAAGAGGAGTTAGAAGGAGTTTTAGAGAGAAGGATACACGAGTTCTTTAACTACATAGAGGGAGTTATGCACTTAAATCAGAGAGATCAGATATGGATTAGAATAGGAAAGGAGAGCTTTAAAAAGGGTTTGAGGTTAAAGCATATTGGAGAAGTCGTTAAACAACTCTTCAAGGAAGAGTTCCCATTTATAAAGAGCTGTGAAGTTACAATAATTACAGATCCTGAGAAGATAAAGGAAGAGTTAGAGAAGGCTAAGGAGATTTATAAGAAGAGAGATGAGAGAACAAGGGCTTTAAAAGAGGAAGATGTTGATGTGTTTTATGGCTGTATAATGTGCCAAAGTTTCGCTCCTACTCATGTCTGTGTTATAACTCCAGATAGGCCAGCGTTATGTGGAGGGATAAACTACTTAGACGCAAGAGCAGCGGCTAAGATAGATCCTAATGGACCAATATTTGAAATTCCTAAGGGAGAATGCTTAGATGAAACCCTTGGCGTTTATAGTGGAGTTAATGAAGTTGTCTCTGAAAGATCTCAAGGCTCTGTAGAGTCTTTCTGCCTACACTCAGCTCTAAATAATCCTTGTACTT contains the following coding sequences:
- the cdhC gene encoding CO dehydrogenase/CO-methylating acetyl-CoA synthase complex subunit beta; its protein translation is MNIPVSVGPMNEGERIRKPDMYVELAGPKSFGFELVKVVDNAEDKVEVIGKELDEMKEGERHPFAIIVKVSGDNLEEELEGVLERRIHEFFNYIEGVMHLNQRDQIWIRIGKESFKKGLRLKHIGEVVKQLFKEEFPFIKSCEVTIITDPEKIKEELEKAKEIYKKRDERTRALKEEDVDVFYGCIMCQSFAPTHVCVITPDRPALCGGINYLDARAAAKIDPNGPIFEIPKGECLDETLGVYSGVNEVVSERSQGSVESFCLHSALNNPCTSCGCFEAVVFYIPEVDGFGVVHRNFKGETPLGLPFSSIAGQCSGGKQVPGFVGVSIGYMMSPKFLQGDGGWKRVVWLPKELKERIKEAIPEELYDKIATEEDVSSVDELIKFLKEKGHPIVESLGKEEVEEVKEEKEEEDIKVPEISIPGEFAGLPPGIKIVLYNCIIKAEKIVITKEKEPKK